In Antedon mediterranea chromosome 10, ecAntMedi1.1, whole genome shotgun sequence, one genomic interval encodes:
- the LOC140060461 gene encoding uncharacterized protein isoform X4, which yields MKCIAPNPELPFSSMLSYNGLPSRPQRTQTRNMTGIYLGHDTTNSQSKKSTIPPLARGRGMTSRQKTPVERRRYRVESLRSRDEHRGFNPMPIKKAKPRTVTPWKADDRISSPGSKGSKSPSELGSLPKKTGRNYVAVANSGYTHLESLGSPHGWNRSEYEGSLTSSMADEIRAEDGLSGLEDCYRKICKQGNMPAIQSLLPHRKAAAGVPTKTKGVNTPLTIRSFRNPQNPHPVVQYSDPQARPQTLPSTACRPAVPAPYYYSSKNLPKTAEESGSRVRLQRVQGSGKNRDKILAAPGVGSLTRSTNRKRGTPVDPPPVIEGTTPPTNPNQAKIMDDPGDYYRELRVPSGTPASSSTNLSKLAQSSASYNNDGITSVTPGHDENIRTSPAKLSENINTDLIYSGHDENIRTSPASDSSVEADILDIGNQNNSNNLNMGRLSLTEEINSDKIDQDKPINDQRDRLGDQMDLQTDQQMAEDQQEEGCESVKSVANIVISVEDDQGYSKTLTLQEDDFTKGIVVQKKSPLLRFSQIAEAVREASKRKQMEFQTLLEEHAELVSQIEVMEQKSKTGA from the exons ATGAAATGCATTGCTCCTAACCCTGAATTGCCATTTAGTAGCATGTTAAGTTACAATGGGCTGCCGTCGCGGCCTCAACGCACGCAGACACGAAacatgacaggaatctatttagggCAT gaTACTACTAATAGCCAATCAAAGAAGAGCACCATACCACCGCTGGCAAGAGGGAGAGGGATGACCTCTCGACAGAAAACGCCTGTAGAAAGAAGAAGATAT CGAGTAGAATCGCTGAGAAGCCGCGATGAGCACAGAGGGTTCAATCCAATGCCAATAAag AAAGCTAAACCTCGAACTGTGACGCCATGGAAAGCAGATGACAGGATAAGTTCACCTGGATCAAAGGGGTCAAAATCACCATCAGAACTTGGCAGCTTACCAAA GAAAACGGGACGGAATTATGTAGCAGTAGCAAATAGTGGTTATACCCATCTTGAAAGTCTAGGCTCGCCTCATGGATGGAACCGCAGTGAGTATGAAGGGAGTTTAACATCCTCCATGGCAGACGAAATTCGGGCTGAAGATGGTCTTTCGGGCCTAGAAGATTGTTACAGAAAAATATGcaag CAAGGTAATATGCCAGCTATTCAGAGCTTGCTACCCCATCGCAAGGCAGCAGCTGGAGTACCCACCAAGACAAAAGGAGTTAATACACCACTGACTATAAG AAGCTTTCGAAATCCCCAGAACCCTCATCCTGTTGTCCAGTATAGTGACCCACAAGCCCGCCCTCAAACTTTACCGTCCACTGCTTGTCGGCCTGCAGTACCCGCACCTTACTATTACAGTAGTAAGAATTTGCCGAAGACCGCAGAAGAATCTGGAAGTAGAGTAAGGCTGCAACGTGTGCAAG gtTCCGGGAAAAACCGTGACAAGATATTAGCAGCGCCTGGAGTAGGGAGTCTAACTCGGTCTACGAATCGTAAGCGTGGAACACCAGTAGATCCTCCGCCCGTTATTGAAGGTACCACACCACCTACTAATCCCAATCAAGCAAAGATTATGGATGATCCTGGGGATTATTATAGG GAGTTAAGAGTACCGAGTGGGACACCAGCATCCTCTTCTACAAACTTATCAAAACTTGCACAAAGTTCAGCATCCTACAATAATGATGGCATAACATCCGTAACACCAG GTCATGATGAGAACATCCGCACATCACCTGCCAAGCTTTCTGAAAACATTAATACTGATTTAATATATTCAGGTCATGATGAGAACATCCGCACATCACCTGCTTCAGACTCTTCAGTGGAGGCCGACATTCTTGACATCGGCAACCAAAACAATTCTAACAACCTTAACATGGGCAGGTTATCTCTAACTGAAGAAATTAATTCTGACAAAATCGATCAAGACAAACCTATTAATGACCAAAGAGACCGACTTGGTGACCAGATGGATTTACAGACAGACCAGCAGATGGCAGAGGATCAACAAGAGGAAGGTTGTGAGAGTGTGAAGTCTGTAGCAAATATTGTCATCTCTGTCGAAGATGATCAAGGCTACAGTAAGACTTTAACTTTACAGGAAGACGACTTTACAaaag GTATTGTTGTACAAAAGAAAAGCCCTTTGCTGAGATTTTCACAAATTGCTGAAGCTGTCAGA GAAGCATCCAAAAGGAAACAAATGGAATTCCAGACACTCCTGGAAGAACATGCGGAACTTGTCTCTCAGATTGAAGTCATGGAACAGAAGAGTAAAACAGGAGCATAA
- the LOC140060461 gene encoding uncharacterized protein isoform X3: MKCIAPNPELPFSSMLSYNGLPSRPQRTQTRNMTGIYLGHDTTNSQSKKSTIPPLARGRGMTSRQKTPVERRRYQRVESLRSRDEHRGFNPMPIKKAKPRTVTPWKADDRISSPGSKGSKSPSELGSLPKKTGRNYVAVANSGYTHLESLGSPHGWNRSEYEGSLTSSMADEIRAEDGLSGLEDCYRKICKQGNMPAIQSLLPHRKAAAGVPTKTKGVNTPLTIRSFRNPQNPHPVVQYSDPQARPQTLPSTACRPAVPAPYYYSSKNLPKTAEESGSRVRLQRVQGSGKNRDKILAAPGVGSLTRSTNRKRGTPVDPPPVIEGTTPPTNPNQAKIMDDPGDYYRELRVPSGTPASSSTNLSKLAQSSASYNNDGITSVTPGHDENIRTSPAKLSENINTDLIYSGHDENIRTSPASDSSVEADILDIGNQNNSNNLNMGRLSLTEEINSDKIDQDKPINDQRDRLGDQMDLQTDQQMAEDQQEEGCESVKSVANIVISVEDDQGYSKTLTLQEDDFTKGIVVQKKSPLLRFSQIAEAVREASKRKQMEFQTLLEEHAELVSQIEVMEQKSKTGA; encoded by the exons ATGAAATGCATTGCTCCTAACCCTGAATTGCCATTTAGTAGCATGTTAAGTTACAATGGGCTGCCGTCGCGGCCTCAACGCACGCAGACACGAAacatgacaggaatctatttagggCAT gaTACTACTAATAGCCAATCAAAGAAGAGCACCATACCACCGCTGGCAAGAGGGAGAGGGATGACCTCTCGACAGAAAACGCCTGTAGAAAGAAGAAGATAT CAGCGAGTAGAATCGCTGAGAAGCCGCGATGAGCACAGAGGGTTCAATCCAATGCCAATAAag AAAGCTAAACCTCGAACTGTGACGCCATGGAAAGCAGATGACAGGATAAGTTCACCTGGATCAAAGGGGTCAAAATCACCATCAGAACTTGGCAGCTTACCAAA GAAAACGGGACGGAATTATGTAGCAGTAGCAAATAGTGGTTATACCCATCTTGAAAGTCTAGGCTCGCCTCATGGATGGAACCGCAGTGAGTATGAAGGGAGTTTAACATCCTCCATGGCAGACGAAATTCGGGCTGAAGATGGTCTTTCGGGCCTAGAAGATTGTTACAGAAAAATATGcaag CAAGGTAATATGCCAGCTATTCAGAGCTTGCTACCCCATCGCAAGGCAGCAGCTGGAGTACCCACCAAGACAAAAGGAGTTAATACACCACTGACTATAAG AAGCTTTCGAAATCCCCAGAACCCTCATCCTGTTGTCCAGTATAGTGACCCACAAGCCCGCCCTCAAACTTTACCGTCCACTGCTTGTCGGCCTGCAGTACCCGCACCTTACTATTACAGTAGTAAGAATTTGCCGAAGACCGCAGAAGAATCTGGAAGTAGAGTAAGGCTGCAACGTGTGCAAG gtTCCGGGAAAAACCGTGACAAGATATTAGCAGCGCCTGGAGTAGGGAGTCTAACTCGGTCTACGAATCGTAAGCGTGGAACACCAGTAGATCCTCCGCCCGTTATTGAAGGTACCACACCACCTACTAATCCCAATCAAGCAAAGATTATGGATGATCCTGGGGATTATTATAGG GAGTTAAGAGTACCGAGTGGGACACCAGCATCCTCTTCTACAAACTTATCAAAACTTGCACAAAGTTCAGCATCCTACAATAATGATGGCATAACATCCGTAACACCAG GTCATGATGAGAACATCCGCACATCACCTGCCAAGCTTTCTGAAAACATTAATACTGATTTAATATATTCAGGTCATGATGAGAACATCCGCACATCACCTGCTTCAGACTCTTCAGTGGAGGCCGACATTCTTGACATCGGCAACCAAAACAATTCTAACAACCTTAACATGGGCAGGTTATCTCTAACTGAAGAAATTAATTCTGACAAAATCGATCAAGACAAACCTATTAATGACCAAAGAGACCGACTTGGTGACCAGATGGATTTACAGACAGACCAGCAGATGGCAGAGGATCAACAAGAGGAAGGTTGTGAGAGTGTGAAGTCTGTAGCAAATATTGTCATCTCTGTCGAAGATGATCAAGGCTACAGTAAGACTTTAACTTTACAGGAAGACGACTTTACAaaag GTATTGTTGTACAAAAGAAAAGCCCTTTGCTGAGATTTTCACAAATTGCTGAAGCTGTCAGA GAAGCATCCAAAAGGAAACAAATGGAATTCCAGACACTCCTGGAAGAACATGCGGAACTTGTCTCTCAGATTGAAGTCATGGAACAGAAGAGTAAAACAGGAGCATAA
- the LOC140060461 gene encoding uncharacterized protein isoform X2, with the protein MKCIAPNPELPFSSMLSYNGLPSRPQRTQTRNMTGIYLGHDTTNSQSKKSTIPPLARGRGMTSRQKTPVERRRYSIPIQIPANDPDFVSHPLLYLYNVPSNPPILLPYTQPMILRLPNIRPKQQQRVESLRSRDEHRGFNPMPIKKAKPRTVTPWKADDRISSPGSKGSKSPSELGSLPKKTGRNYVAVANSGYTHLESLGSPHGWNRSEYEGSLTSSMADEIRAEDGLSGLEDCYRKICKQGNMPAIQSLLPHRKAAAGVPTKTKGVNTPLTIRSFRNPQNPHPVVQYSDPQARPQTLPSTACRPAVPAPYYYSSKNLPKTAEESGSRVRLQRVQGSGKNRDKILAAPGVGSLTRSTNRKRGTPVDPPPVIEGTTPPTNPNQAKIMDDPGDYYRELRVPSGTPASSSTNLSKLAQSSASYNNDGITSVTPGHDENIRTSPASDSSVEADILDIGNQNNSNNLNMGRLSLTEEINSDKIDQDKPINDQRDRLGDQMDLQTDQQMAEDQQEEGCESVKSVANIVISVEDDQGYSKTLTLQEDDFTKGIVVQKKSPLLRFSQIAEAVREASKRKQMEFQTLLEEHAELVSQIEVMEQKSKTGA; encoded by the exons ATGAAATGCATTGCTCCTAACCCTGAATTGCCATTTAGTAGCATGTTAAGTTACAATGGGCTGCCGTCGCGGCCTCAACGCACGCAGACACGAAacatgacaggaatctatttagggCAT gaTACTACTAATAGCCAATCAAAGAAGAGCACCATACCACCGCTGGCAAGAGGGAGAGGGATGACCTCTCGACAGAAAACGCCTGTAGAAAGAAGAAGATAT TCGATCCCAATACAGATTCCTGCTAACGATCCCGATTTTGTATCTCATCCTCTTCTTTACCTCTACAACGTGCCATCAAACCCGCCGATCCTGCTGCCGTACACACAACCGATGATTCTGCGTCTGCCAAACATCCGACCGAAACAACAGCAGCGAGTAGAATCGCTGAGAAGCCGCGATGAGCACAGAGGGTTCAATCCAATGCCAATAAag AAAGCTAAACCTCGAACTGTGACGCCATGGAAAGCAGATGACAGGATAAGTTCACCTGGATCAAAGGGGTCAAAATCACCATCAGAACTTGGCAGCTTACCAAA GAAAACGGGACGGAATTATGTAGCAGTAGCAAATAGTGGTTATACCCATCTTGAAAGTCTAGGCTCGCCTCATGGATGGAACCGCAGTGAGTATGAAGGGAGTTTAACATCCTCCATGGCAGACGAAATTCGGGCTGAAGATGGTCTTTCGGGCCTAGAAGATTGTTACAGAAAAATATGcaag CAAGGTAATATGCCAGCTATTCAGAGCTTGCTACCCCATCGCAAGGCAGCAGCTGGAGTACCCACCAAGACAAAAGGAGTTAATACACCACTGACTATAAG AAGCTTTCGAAATCCCCAGAACCCTCATCCTGTTGTCCAGTATAGTGACCCACAAGCCCGCCCTCAAACTTTACCGTCCACTGCTTGTCGGCCTGCAGTACCCGCACCTTACTATTACAGTAGTAAGAATTTGCCGAAGACCGCAGAAGAATCTGGAAGTAGAGTAAGGCTGCAACGTGTGCAAG gtTCCGGGAAAAACCGTGACAAGATATTAGCAGCGCCTGGAGTAGGGAGTCTAACTCGGTCTACGAATCGTAAGCGTGGAACACCAGTAGATCCTCCGCCCGTTATTGAAGGTACCACACCACCTACTAATCCCAATCAAGCAAAGATTATGGATGATCCTGGGGATTATTATAGG GAGTTAAGAGTACCGAGTGGGACACCAGCATCCTCTTCTACAAACTTATCAAAACTTGCACAAAGTTCAGCATCCTACAATAATGATGGCATAACATCCGTAACACCAG GTCATGATGAGAACATCCGCACATCACCTGCTTCAGACTCTTCAGTGGAGGCCGACATTCTTGACATCGGCAACCAAAACAATTCTAACAACCTTAACATGGGCAGGTTATCTCTAACTGAAGAAATTAATTCTGACAAAATCGATCAAGACAAACCTATTAATGACCAAAGAGACCGACTTGGTGACCAGATGGATTTACAGACAGACCAGCAGATGGCAGAGGATCAACAAGAGGAAGGTTGTGAGAGTGTGAAGTCTGTAGCAAATATTGTCATCTCTGTCGAAGATGATCAAGGCTACAGTAAGACTTTAACTTTACAGGAAGACGACTTTACAaaag GTATTGTTGTACAAAAGAAAAGCCCTTTGCTGAGATTTTCACAAATTGCTGAAGCTGTCAGA GAAGCATCCAAAAGGAAACAAATGGAATTCCAGACACTCCTGGAAGAACATGCGGAACTTGTCTCTCAGATTGAAGTCATGGAACAGAAGAGTAAAACAGGAGCATAA
- the LOC140060461 gene encoding uncharacterized protein isoform X1, with protein MKCIAPNPELPFSSMLSYNGLPSRPQRTQTRNMTGIYLGHDTTNSQSKKSTIPPLARGRGMTSRQKTPVERRRYSIPIQIPANDPDFVSHPLLYLYNVPSNPPILLPYTQPMILRLPNIRPKQQQRVESLRSRDEHRGFNPMPIKKAKPRTVTPWKADDRISSPGSKGSKSPSELGSLPKKTGRNYVAVANSGYTHLESLGSPHGWNRSEYEGSLTSSMADEIRAEDGLSGLEDCYRKICKQGNMPAIQSLLPHRKAAAGVPTKTKGVNTPLTIRSFRNPQNPHPVVQYSDPQARPQTLPSTACRPAVPAPYYYSSKNLPKTAEESGSRVRLQRVQGSGKNRDKILAAPGVGSLTRSTNRKRGTPVDPPPVIEGTTPPTNPNQAKIMDDPGDYYRELRVPSGTPASSSTNLSKLAQSSASYNNDGITSVTPGHDENIRTSPAKLSENINTDLIYSGHDENIRTSPASDSSVEADILDIGNQNNSNNLNMGRLSLTEEINSDKIDQDKPINDQRDRLGDQMDLQTDQQMAEDQQEEGCESVKSVANIVISVEDDQGYSKTLTLQEDDFTKGIVVQKKSPLLRFSQIAEAVREASKRKQMEFQTLLEEHAELVSQIEVMEQKSKTGA; from the exons ATGAAATGCATTGCTCCTAACCCTGAATTGCCATTTAGTAGCATGTTAAGTTACAATGGGCTGCCGTCGCGGCCTCAACGCACGCAGACACGAAacatgacaggaatctatttagggCAT gaTACTACTAATAGCCAATCAAAGAAGAGCACCATACCACCGCTGGCAAGAGGGAGAGGGATGACCTCTCGACAGAAAACGCCTGTAGAAAGAAGAAGATAT TCGATCCCAATACAGATTCCTGCTAACGATCCCGATTTTGTATCTCATCCTCTTCTTTACCTCTACAACGTGCCATCAAACCCGCCGATCCTGCTGCCGTACACACAACCGATGATTCTGCGTCTGCCAAACATCCGACCGAAACAACAGCAGCGAGTAGAATCGCTGAGAAGCCGCGATGAGCACAGAGGGTTCAATCCAATGCCAATAAag AAAGCTAAACCTCGAACTGTGACGCCATGGAAAGCAGATGACAGGATAAGTTCACCTGGATCAAAGGGGTCAAAATCACCATCAGAACTTGGCAGCTTACCAAA GAAAACGGGACGGAATTATGTAGCAGTAGCAAATAGTGGTTATACCCATCTTGAAAGTCTAGGCTCGCCTCATGGATGGAACCGCAGTGAGTATGAAGGGAGTTTAACATCCTCCATGGCAGACGAAATTCGGGCTGAAGATGGTCTTTCGGGCCTAGAAGATTGTTACAGAAAAATATGcaag CAAGGTAATATGCCAGCTATTCAGAGCTTGCTACCCCATCGCAAGGCAGCAGCTGGAGTACCCACCAAGACAAAAGGAGTTAATACACCACTGACTATAAG AAGCTTTCGAAATCCCCAGAACCCTCATCCTGTTGTCCAGTATAGTGACCCACAAGCCCGCCCTCAAACTTTACCGTCCACTGCTTGTCGGCCTGCAGTACCCGCACCTTACTATTACAGTAGTAAGAATTTGCCGAAGACCGCAGAAGAATCTGGAAGTAGAGTAAGGCTGCAACGTGTGCAAG gtTCCGGGAAAAACCGTGACAAGATATTAGCAGCGCCTGGAGTAGGGAGTCTAACTCGGTCTACGAATCGTAAGCGTGGAACACCAGTAGATCCTCCGCCCGTTATTGAAGGTACCACACCACCTACTAATCCCAATCAAGCAAAGATTATGGATGATCCTGGGGATTATTATAGG GAGTTAAGAGTACCGAGTGGGACACCAGCATCCTCTTCTACAAACTTATCAAAACTTGCACAAAGTTCAGCATCCTACAATAATGATGGCATAACATCCGTAACACCAG GTCATGATGAGAACATCCGCACATCACCTGCCAAGCTTTCTGAAAACATTAATACTGATTTAATATATTCAGGTCATGATGAGAACATCCGCACATCACCTGCTTCAGACTCTTCAGTGGAGGCCGACATTCTTGACATCGGCAACCAAAACAATTCTAACAACCTTAACATGGGCAGGTTATCTCTAACTGAAGAAATTAATTCTGACAAAATCGATCAAGACAAACCTATTAATGACCAAAGAGACCGACTTGGTGACCAGATGGATTTACAGACAGACCAGCAGATGGCAGAGGATCAACAAGAGGAAGGTTGTGAGAGTGTGAAGTCTGTAGCAAATATTGTCATCTCTGTCGAAGATGATCAAGGCTACAGTAAGACTTTAACTTTACAGGAAGACGACTTTACAaaag GTATTGTTGTACAAAAGAAAAGCCCTTTGCTGAGATTTTCACAAATTGCTGAAGCTGTCAGA GAAGCATCCAAAAGGAAACAAATGGAATTCCAGACACTCCTGGAAGAACATGCGGAACTTGTCTCTCAGATTGAAGTCATGGAACAGAAGAGTAAAACAGGAGCATAA
- the LOC140060643 gene encoding endoribonuclease LACTB2-like, which translates to MTTFIPQIEKLSSRIIRVLGCNPGMMTLQGTNTYVVGTGRKRILVDTGEEKKPEYISNLKKVLMESGSTLQEILITHWHHDHTGGIVDVIRELQLDTDNVKVSKFPRNPILEEKIDDERIKYNYLKDGDVVKTEGATLKAVYTPGHTDDHMVLFLEEENAVLTGDCILGEGTTVFEDLFTYMQSLEKLMGFSPTILYPGHGPIVNEAMVKIQKYIDHRNMRERQIVDVLTKNDKPMESMEIVKIMYADVGEHLHMVANENVCHHLSKLVKENKIIQLKEGVVSKWKANL; encoded by the coding sequence ATGACGACTTTTATACCACAAATCGAGAAGCTTTCCTCTCGAATAATTCGAGTGTTGGGTTGCAATCCAGGCATGATGACATTACAAGGAACGAATACTTACGTTGTAGGTACGGGGCGCAAACGAATCCTAGTTGACACAGGAGAAGAGAAAAAACCAGAGTACATATCTAACTTAAAGAAAGTTCTTATGGAATCGGGATCAACCCTTCAAGAAATTTTAATTACGCACTGGCACCACGATCATACTGGAGGAATTGTTGACGTTATACGAGAATTACAACTTGACACGGATAATGTCAAAGTATCAAAGTTCCCGAGAAATCCAATTTTGGAAGAAAAAATTGATGACGAACGTATAAAGTACAACTACCTGAAAGATGGCGATGTCGTAAAAACCGAAGGAGCCACATTAAAAGCAGTTTATACGCCAGGCCATACCGATGATCACATGGTTCTATTTTTAGAAGAAGAAAACGCTGTCTTAACCGGAGATTGCATTCTTGGAGAAGGCACAACCGTATTTGAAGATCTGTTTACGTATATGCAGTCGTTGGAGAAATTGATGGGATTTTCTCCTACGATATTGTATCCAGGTCACGGTCCTATTGTCAACGAGGCTATGGTCAAGATTCAAAAGTACATTGACCATCGTAACATGCGGGAAAGGCAGATTGTGGATGTGTTAACGAAAAATGATAAACCGATGGAATCAATGGAGATTGTAAAAATTATGTATGCAGATGTCGGAGAACACCTGCATATGGTAGCCAATGAAAATGTCTGTCATCATCTATCTAAACTTGTCAAAGAAAATAAGATCATTCAATTGAAAGAAGGGGTTGTATCAAAGTGGAAagcaaatttataa